A genome region from Salvia splendens isolate huo1 chromosome 19, SspV2, whole genome shotgun sequence includes the following:
- the LOC121778258 gene encoding uncharacterized protein LOC121778258, whose product MEWRKSYLDVILVPLAFMICMGYHLWLWHKVRTQPLSTIIGTNARGRRFWVAAIMKDNEKKNILAVQTIRNTIMGSTLMATTSILLCSGLAAVISSTYSIKKPLNDTVYGAHGEFMVALKYVTLLLIFLFSFICHSLSIRFNNQVNFLINCPLHDDDEGVITPDYIAELLERGLTLNTIGNRLFYAALPLMLWIFGPVLVFLCSVTMVSMLYNLDVIVTAEKGKSGGADHQNNGHQCEFV is encoded by the exons atggAATGGAGAAAGAGTTATTTGGATGTGATATTGGTGCCGCTGGCGTTTATGATATGCATGGGATATCACCTATGGCTTTGGCATAAGGTTCGAACCCAACCTCTCTCGACCATCATCGGTACCAATGCTCGTGGCCGCAGATTTTGGGTCGCCGCCATCATGAAG GACAACGAGAAGAAAAACATCCTAGCGGTCCAGACGATACGGAACACGATCATGGGATCCACATTAATGGCGACGACGTCGATCCTCCTCTGCTCGGGGCTGGCGGCCGTGATAAGCAGCACCTACAGCATCAAGAAGCCGCTGAACGACACGGTGTACGGGGCCCACGGGGAGTTCATGGTGGCGCTCAAGTACGTGACGctcctcctcatcttcctcttctCCTTCATCTGCCACTCCCTCTCCATCCGCTTCAACAACCAGGTCAACTTCCTCATCAACTGCCCCCTCCACGACGACGACGAAGGCGTCATCACTCCCGACTACATCGCCGAGCTGCTCGAGCGCGGCCTCACGCTCAACACGATCGGCAACCGCCTCTTCTACGCTGCATTGCCGCTCATGCTGTGGATATTTGGGCCGGTGCTCGTGTTTCTGTGCTCCGTCACAATGGTGTCGATGCTGTATAATCTCGACGTCATCGTCACGGCGGAGAAGGGGAAGAGTGGTGGTGCTGATCATCAGAATAATGGTCATCAATGTGAATTTGTGTGA